Within Actinomycetota bacterium, the genomic segment CAACAATCCCAAGCGCACCGAGGGCGGCGGGTCGTGGACATGGGGGTGCGACGCGCCCTCGAACGTCAAGGTGAAGGTCAAGACCGAGGTGGACGAGGTCTCGTGGGTCCCGCCGTGCTTCGACATCCCCACCGAGGGCGACCTGCTCAGCGCGGCCGGGGTCCCGTGGACGTACTACTCCGCCGCGCCCGGGGAGAAGGGCTACATCTGGTCCACGTACGAGGCCATCCGGCACATCCGCGAGACCCACCAGTGGCAGGAGCACGTCCAGCCGGCGGACTCGCTGATCAGCGACATCGGGCGCGGCGCGCTGCCGCCGGTCACGTGGGTCACCCCGCGCTTCGAGTACTCCGACCACCCGGAGTACAGCGTGTGCTACGGGGAAAACTGGACCACCCAGGTCGTGGACGCGGTGATGCGCAGCTCCATGTGGAAGGACACCGCCATCTTCATCACCTGGGACGACTGGGGCGGCTTCTACGACCACGTGGCGCCGCCGCAGGTGGACGACTTCGGGTTCGGGATCCGGGTCCCTCTGCTGGTGATCTCGCCGTACGCGCTCCAGGGCGTGGTGGACCACCGGCTGGGCGAGTTCTCCTCGGTGCTCCGGTTCATCGAGGACAACTGGGGGCTGACGCAGCTGACCCAGCGGGACCGGGCCGCCGGCGACCTGTCGTACGACTTCGACTTCTCGAAGCCGCCCCGCCCTCCGGACCCGCTGCCGCTTCGCACGGACTGCACGGGGAAGCCGACAGACCATGCCCCGCAGTGAGCGGAGGCGGCCCCGGCGGGTGCGGTACCGTCGGCGCGACCCCGCGTGGCAGAATCGGACGACATGGCCTCCACGACGATGATCTCGGCGAAGCTGGAAGAGCTCCGCGGTGTGCTGTCCCCGTTGGGCGGGGCCGTGGT encodes:
- a CDS encoding alkaline phosphatase family protein, with product MTPRTLVTPPRVLAAMLALAVVVFGLTGDSPRSQAQPVDASRYRTRWPIKHVIFIVKENRSFDQYFGLFPGANGTTVGLTGDGQRPLIQGIPERLQHDLLHNYETALRSWDHGKMDGFAWDRWSRKYAYSEALPQDIPNYWHWAKQFVLADSFFSSAQGPSFPNHMFTIAASSAGTHNNPKRTEGGGSWTWGCDAPSNVKVKVKTEVDEVSWVPPCFDIPTEGDLLSAAGVPWTYYSAAPGEKGYIWSTYEAIRHIRETHQWQEHVQPADSLISDIGRGALPPVTWVTPRFEYSDHPEYSVCYGENWTTQVVDAVMRSSMWKDTAIFITWDDWGGFYDHVAPPQVDDFGFGIRVPLLVISPYALQGVVDHRLGEFSSVLRFIEDNWGLTQLTQRDRAAGDLSYDFDFSKPPRPPDPLPLRTDCTGKPTDHAPQ